A single region of the Ictalurus punctatus breed USDA103 chromosome 17, Coco_2.0, whole genome shotgun sequence genome encodes:
- the acad8 gene encoding isobutyryl-CoA dehydrogenase, mitochondrial — translation MAAVVSASLWRFVRSASCSVGRSRDLIFNRVQKRGIAACIDPSVGLTDEQKEFQKVAFDFAANEMAPHMARWDENEIFPVETMRKAAQLGFGGIYVQPDVGGSGLSRLDTSIIFEALSTGCASTTAYISIHNMCAWMIDTFGNDEQREKYCPDLCSMEKFASYCLTEPGSGSDAASLLTSAKLQGDHYVLNGSKAFISGGGDTDVYVVMCRTGGKGSKGISCVVVEKGTPGLGFGKKEKKVGWNSQPTRAVIFEDCAVPVTNRLGAEGQGFNIAMSGLNGGRINIASCSLGAAHASVLLARDHMRVRKQFGEPLANSQFLQFKLAEMATKLVASRLLVRQAAVALQENRADAVPLCSMAKLFATDECFAICNQALQIHGGYGYLKDYAVQQFVRDIRVHQILEGTNEVMRMIISRNLLTES, via the exons CTTCTGTAGGTCTCACAGATGAGCAAAAAGAATTCCAGAAAGTGGCGTTTGATTTTGCTGCCAATGAAATGGCACCACACATGGCGCGATGGGACGAGAAC GAAATCTTTCCAGTGGAAACCATGAGAAAAGCAGCCCAGCTCGGGTTTGGGGGAATTTACGTGCAGCCGGATGTTGGGGGCTCGGGCCTGTCTCGCCTCGACACGTCCATCATCTTCGAAGCTTTGTCCACAGGCTGTGCGAGCACCACGGCCTACATCAGCATACATAA TATGTGTGCCTGGATGATCGACACTTTTGGTAATGATGAGCAGAGAGAGAAGTACTGTCCTGATCTCTGCTCCATGGAGAAGTTCGCTTCTTATTGTCTGACTGAGCCTG GGAGTGGAAGTGACGCAGCGTCGTTGTTAACCAGCGCAAAGCTACAAGGAGACCATTACGTTCTGAATGGCTCCAAG GCCTTTATCAGTGGTGGAGGGGATACAGATGTGTATGTAGTGATGTGTCGTACTGGTGGGAAGGGCTCCAAAGGCATCTCTTGTGTGGTGGTGGAGAAAGGAACTCCAGGACTCGGTTTTggtaaaaaggagaagaag GTCGGTTGGAACTCGCAGCCCACGAGAGCGGTAATCTTTGAAGACTGTGCGGTTCCAGTGACTAATCGGCTGGGAGCAGAAGGACAGGGCTTCAACATCGCCATGAGTGGCCTCAATGGGGGTAGAATTAACATTG CTTCCTGCTCTCTAGGAGCTGCTCATGCATCTGTCCTGCTGGCCCGGGATCACATGCGTGTGCGCAAACAGTTTGGGGAACCTCTTGCAAACAGCCAG TTCCTGCAGTTTAAGCTGGCTGAAATGGCCACGAAGCTGGTAGCGTCTCGGTTGCTGGTGCGTCAGGCGGCCGTTGCACTGCAGGaaaacagagcagacgcagtgCCACTCTGCTCCATGGCAAAACTCTTCGCCACTGATGAATGCTTTGCT ATATGTAACCAGGCTCTGCAGATACATGGGGGATATGGCTACCTCAAGGACTACGCAGTACAACAGTTTGTCCGAGATATCCGAGTGCATCAGATATTAGAAG GAACCAATGAAGTGATGAGGATGATCATTTCCAGAAATTTACTGACAGAGTCTTGA